A section of the Branchiostoma lanceolatum isolate klBraLanc5 chromosome 19, klBraLanc5.hap2, whole genome shotgun sequence genome encodes:
- the LOC136425302 gene encoding signal peptidase complex catalytic subunit SEC11A, whose protein sequence is MMDFGFLDDVRRMNKRQLYYQVLNFAMIVSSALMIWKGLMVVTGSESPIVVVLSGSMEPAFHRGDLLFLTNYQEDPIRVGEIVVFKVEGRDIPIVHRVIKLHEKEDGTVKFLTKGDNNSVDDRGLYAPGQLWLHRKDVVGRARGFVPYVGIVTILMNDYPKFKYAILACLGAFVLIHRE, encoded by the exons ATGATGGATTTCGGCTTCTTGGACGATGTGCGCCGGATGAACAAACGGCAG CTGTACTACCAGGTGCTGAACTTTGCCATGATCGTGTCGTCTGCGCTCATGATCTGGAAAGGCCTGATGGTGGTGACGGGAAGCGAGAGTCCGATCGTAGTCGTTCTCAG TGGCAGTATGGAACCGGCCTTCCACAGAGGAGACCTGCTGTTCCTCACTAACTACCAGGAAGATCCCATTCGTGTGGGGGAGATCGTAGTCTTCAAAGTGGAGGGACGGGACATTCCAATTGTACACAGGGTCATCAAGCTGCATGAAAA GGAGGATGGCACTGTGAAGTTCCTGACAAAAGGAGATAACAACTCTGTGGACGACCGAGGCCTGTACGCACCAGGACAGCTCTGGCTCCACAGGAAAGATGTAGTGGGTAGAGCTCGGGG GTTTGTGCCTTATGTTGGGATAGTGACCATCTTAATGAACGACTATCCAAAATTCAAG